ATATTTGATCTTGAACCTTTGATTTTAGATGATGGGGATGATGATCTTGAACTAAAAATTCAATCAGATGATAAAGGGAAAGAGGGTGATGTGAGAGATATCTTGATTATCAGACGAGGGATTGAATGGGAAATAGGCTTAAGTGTTAAGCATAATCATTTTGCAGTTAAGCATAGTAGGCTATCTAAGAACTTAGATTTTGGTAGAAAATGGTATGGGGTAGATTGTTCCGAACAATATTGGGAAGATATTAAGCCTATATTTGAATATCTTGATGTTGAGAAACAAAAGGGATCTAAGTGGAGTGATTTACCTAATAAAGAAGATGATGTATATATTCCATTGTTAAATGCTTTCAAAGGTGAATTGGAAAGACAAAATCATTTGTTTGGAAAAGACATACCAAAACTTATGGTGGAGTATTTACTTGGAGAATTTGATTTTTATAAAGTTATTGGAATTGATAGCAAACGAATAACTCAAATTCAAAGTTATAACTTAAGAGGCACTTTAAACAATCAAGGAAACAACCTTAAAAGAAGCATTGAATTACCAATATCAACACTTCCAACACGAATTGTAAGTTTAGAATATAAACCAGACAGTAAAAATACCTTGGAATTATATCTTGATGGTGGTTGGCAATTCAGCTTTAGAATTCACAATACATCTACAAAGGTCGAACCGAGCCTGAAGTTTGATATACAAATAATAGGTATGCCAACAACTATCATTTCGATAGATTGCAGATGGAAATAGTAATTGTCTGAATTTTTACTACTAATTTAATTTTTTAACTTTACACTAAGATTTACAGTTGTGGTTGAAATTGGCTTAAGAGTCAATGCGCCGGTGTTAGCTAAATTTAATTTTTTAGCTGTCGTTCGAAACTCTCGTAAATCTTTTTTTGCCCCTGAGGCAATTTCAGGAGCAAATGCAACAATTAAATCTTGACTAAGGGCGGGTTCTGTAACGTTGTTACAAAAATAAAGATAAAAAGATTGAATTTAACATTTAAGATCAGCGAATGATATTTAAAAATCGCACTGGTGTTTCTAGAGAGCCAAATATTTGAAATAATTATGATTTCTGCCTTGATATCTAATAAATTACTAATAAAATAGCTAATTAACTTTTGCCAAAAAAATCAAAAAAGCACTGAAAACCCGATGCTTTTTTATGATTATCTCATCAAACTGCCAAACTCGAAAAAAAATGCTTGGTCTAAAATAAAATTATGTTATAATTAGACTCACTAAGAATAATTAATAAATTTGATATTGAATTAAGGGGGAATTAGTTATGTTTTTTGTCATACAAAAGTAGAAAATGTGAATTATCCATTATATTTTTAAATATGATGGGATGCCTTAAATTTAACCGTTTAGAAATCTAGAAATTTATGGCTTTTAATTATTGTTCTTTCAAAACTTCATATATTTTTTTAGGCTCAATGTAAGTAAAAGCGAGTTTTCTATTTACATTGAGTTTAAATAGTAGTTGTATTTTTTTGTGATTTTAAACTAGGACAAAAAAAATAACAGTTTAATATTATTTTAACATCATAGCATAAAATAAAGGAAGATAAATAAATGGAATTTACAATAAATGTAGATGAAGGTAAATGGAGCGAAAAAGTTCTTAAAACCCTTCTGATTGATAGAACAACAAATAGAAATATAATTTGAGCGACTGATGATTATATTTCACTAGGGGAAAAATATAATTCACACTATGAAATTTTATTTGAATCTATAATCGGACAAAATTTAGGTGTGATTAAACCTAGGATATTAAAGACAAAAGAAAAACAAAATAATAGAACAAAGGGTAAAGCTGAAGTTTTTACACCTAGCTGGGTTTGTAATGCACAAAATAATCTTGTGGATAATGCTTGGTTTGAGAGCGAAAATATATTTAATAGAGAAATTGAAAAAAGTTGGGAAACTAATACAGAAAAAATCAAATTTCCAAATAAAAAAAATAAAACTTGGCAAAATTATGTTGACGAGAGAAGACTTGAGATTACTTGTGGAGAAGCCCCCTATTTAGTTAGTAGATATGATACAGTTACTGGAAAAGCATTTGAGTTAAAGGATAGAATAGGTATGCTAGATAGGAAAATGAGAATTGTAGGTGAAAATACCTCTAGTGAGGAAGAATGGCTTAAATGATCTGAAAGAGCATTCCAAAGTATATATGGATTTGAATTTCAAGGAGATAGCCTTCTTATCGCAAGAGAAAATCTACTTATTTCATATTGTGAGTATATGGAAGAAAATCTAAATAGACAACCAACCGAAAAAGAACTAATCAATATTGCAAAAATAATTTCGTGGAATATATGGCAGATGGATGGTCTGACTTTTAAAATTCCTTATGAAGAAGCTACGGAACAATTTCAGCAGTCAGAAATATTTGATGTACGAGAAAAAACAAAGAAAAGCTTATGTATTATTAAAGATTGGAGAACAAAAAAAATTCATACATTCCAAGATTTAGTAAACAAAGGTCGCAAAAAATGGAAAAAACAAAAATAGAAGCAATCGATGTGCTTGATAGAATTATAATAGGACGTGTAGATCCACATATATATGCTTTTACAACAAACACAGTGCCAAATTATTTAAAGGTTGGTGACACATATAGACCAGTATCACAAAGATTAAACGAGTGAAGAGCATTTTTCCCCGATCTTGAAAAACAATATGAAAATAAAACTATTATTGATGGAGAAACTTATTTTAGAGATTATGCTATTCATCAATACCTTGAAAATGATTTAAATAAGAAAAGACTAAAACCAGAAGAATTGGAAGATGGGGTTTATTACAGTAGAGAATTTTTTAAGGAAACAGAAATGGATGATATTAATAATGCTATTGAAGATATAAAAGAAAACTATCACGCAAATTCAAGTAAATATGAATATTATAGTTCGAAGAATAGGCTTCCACAGACTTTTCATTATCAAAGAGGAGAACAATGGACTTTAAGACCAAATCAACAATCAGCTGTAGATAGCTTTATTAGGGCTGTAAAGAATGGTAGAAGAAACCTGCTTATGTATGCCGTTATGCGTTTTGGAAAGTCTTTTACTTCTCTTTGCTGTGCATTAGAAATCTCTGCAAATATCGTTTTGGTGGTATCGGCAAAAGCTGATGTAAAAGATGAATGAAAAAAAAATGTTGAGGGAGCAGGCAACTTTTGGGAGTATGTGTTCCTAGATGCTTATGATCTAACTTCAAATGAAAATGCCATTAAGGCAAATAGGGAAGAAAATAAAAAAGTTGTAATATTTTTAACCTTGCAGGATTTACAGGGTGATGCAATTAAAGATAAGCATAAAGAACTTTTTAGTGAACAGATTGATTTGCTTATTATTGATGAAACTCATTTCGGAGCAAGAGCAGAATCTTTTGGAAAAATTTTAGAAAATGCAGGGTATAAAAAATCCGACAAGACCAATATTGATAAACTTGATGATGAGAATATTGATGTAAATGTAGCAGAGGAAAAACTAAAACAAATAAATGCCAAAATTAGACTGCACTTATCTGGAACACCTTATCGTATCTTGATGGGAAGCGAGTTTGAAAAAGAGGATATTATCTCTTTTGTGCAATTCTCAGATATAGTTAAAGAACAGGAAGAATGGGATAAAAATAATCTTAATAAGGATGATATAAACGAATGGGATAATCCATATTATGGTTTTCCACAAATGGTTCGATTTGCATTTAATCCTAACAAGTCTTCCCGTGAAAAAATGGAAGCTCTTAAAAGAAGTGGAATTACATTTGCTTTTTCCAAATTATTTGAACCCGAGTCAATAAAAAAAGATACAGTAAATAATCGACATAAGAAATTCATAAACGAGACTGAAATATTAGATTTGCTTCAGGTTATAGATGGCAGTAAAGAGGATGAGAATTTACTTGGTTTTTTAGATTATGACAAAATCAAAAAAGGTAAGATGTGCCGTCACATGGTAATGGTGCTTCCGTATTGTGCCTCTTGTGATGCTATGGAAGAGCTTTTAGATACTAAAAAAGAGATCTTTAAAAATCTTGGTGAGTATGAGATTATAAATATCTCTGGTGTTGATGCAGGAAAGATATATAAAAAACCAAGTGATATAAAGAATAAAATAAAGCAATGTGAAGATTTAAATAAAAAGACGATAACTCTAACAGTTAACAGAATGCTTACTGGTTCTACTGTTGAGCAATGGGATACAATGCTTTATTTTAAAGATACATCTTCTCCGCAAGAATATGATCAGGCTATTTTTAGACTACAAAATCAATATGTTAGAACATTGTCTAGTGCTAGTGGTGTCATAAAAGAAAATCTAAAACCACAAACACTACTTGTTGATTTTGATCCAGATAGATTGTTTAGAATGCAGGAACAAAAGTCCTTGATTTATAACGTAAACACAGAAGAAAATGGAAATAGCAAATTAAAAGAAAGAATTGCCGAAGAGCTTAGAATATCTCCAGTTATTATGATGAATCATAATAAAATAAAAGTGGTGGATGCGACTAATATATTAGAGGCAATCAGTGAATATAACAATCAAAGAAGTGTATCAGATGAAGTTTTGGATATACCAATAGATTTTTCAATTTTAAAAGATGATGATATTAGAAAAGCGATTGAACAGCAAGCTGAATTTAATTCTAAGCAAGGTCTAACAATGGATCCAAACCAAGGTCAAGGCGATGAACTTGATATTGGCAAAGCTGTTGATGAGGCCAAAAAATCTGAACAAAAACAAGATAAACCAGAGAATAATGATTATACCGAAGAAAAAAGCGATAAAGAACTAGAGAAATTAGAAGGTCAGATTAAAACATATTACCAGAGGATTTTGTTCTTTTCTTTTTTGACTAAGGACAGAGTAGCTTCACTTGATGATATTTTAAGCGCGCTTGAAAGAGATGAAAATATTAGCTTATCTAAAAATTTGCTTTTGGATAAAGCTATTATTCAAAAGATAAGCAAGTCAATGGATCCCTTTAAGCGAAGCAGACTTGATTATAAAATACAAAATATATCAATGCTTGCTTGTGATGAATCTATTGAGCCTATTGAAAGAGCACTGACATCTATCAAAAAATTTAACAGAATGTCTGAATCAGAGGTTATTACACCATCTAAGGTGTGTGATGAAATGGTTGGTTTATTACCCGAAGAGGGTTTGAAAGAGATTGTATCTAATCAAGATAAGCTTTTAGATATTGCAAGCAAATCTGGAGAATACGCAGTTGCTTTATATAAGAGATTGACATCTGAACTTGGGTATTTGCATGAAGATGTTAAGGATATTATTTACTCTATTCCGACATCATCTATTGCATATGAATTCACAAGAAGATTTTATGAAATTTTGGAGTTAAATGTTGAAAATATAGCAACAAAGTTTAATGCCTATGATTTGGTTAAGGTAAAAAATGATAAAGATGAAGTTGAATATGATAAAATAAGTGGGATATTAAAGCAAAATAAAAAATTTAGTGATATAACATTACAAGATGAAGTAAAGGCAGGTGATAAAAAAGTGAATTTTGGAGTAGTAATAGGTAATCCTCCATATCAAATAAGCGATAATGATAGCGGAAAAGGCAGCGCAATGCCAATATATAATAAATTATCAATGATTTCTATGAGCGTAAATCCAAACCTTATTACAATGATTGTTCCAAGTGTTTGGTTTACTGGTGGAAAGGGTTTAGATGATTTTAGAGAATATATGCTAAATCTAAAGGGACTAAAACAAATAACAAATTTTATTACACCGCAAAATGTTTTTCCTCAAGTAAATTTAAGAGGAGGAGTTAACTATTTCCTTTTTGACAAAATGTACGATAATGACTATTCAGGAATTCGAATCAGAATTGTTAAAAACGGAGAAATAGTTAGTGACCAAATCCGGAATAAAAAAATTGAAAATATTGATGTTTTTATTACTAATAATGTTGCATATAACATAATAAATAAAATGGTAAAAAATGGTGATATTTCTTTGAAGGATAATTCTGAAGATATGTTAGCTACATTTATTTCAACAAGAAATCCATTTGGATTTACAACAAAATATGCAAAAAATGATCAGTTTCAAAAGGATAAAAGTACTTTAGAAAATCCTGTGAAAATATACGCAAGTAAAGGACGAATCGGATATGTTGAATATGATGATATCCCTAAAAATAAAGCCATAGTTGAGAAGTGGAAAGTTATAACTCCTTTTGCAAATAATATAGGTACGAATTTGCCAGATGATAATTTAAATACAATTATTAGTGAACCAAATTCAATAGTCACAGAAACATATTTAGTTATCGGTGGCGAATTAGACCTTGACATTAATTCTTGTAAAAATATTGAAAAATATTTAAAAACTAAATTTGTAAGATTTTTGATCAGCATAGCTAAAGCTAATCAAAACGGAACAAGAATCACATATAGATTTGTACCAATGCAAGATTTTACAGAAAAATCAGATATAGATTGGACAAAATCTATTGTAGAAATCGATGAACAACTTTTTGATAAATATAACTTGTCAACAGAAGAAAGGCAGCATATAAAAAAATCAATTAAGAATATGTAAGAGGAGAAATTGAATGTTGAACAGAGATAATGATATATTGAAATCATTATGCTTGATTGAAGTTCAAGCACAACACAAATTAAGGTAAAAATTAATTGTGTGGGCTGAACCGGAAAAAAAAGCTAACACTAAGGTGTTGGCTTTTTTGTCCGAGTTTATTTTTTAATTTTCTTTATTTTTTAGAGCAAAAATCTAAAAAATTAGTTAGATTAGCCTAAATTTTTAACTCCTGAGTTTGGCAGTTTGATGGCAAAAATTCACTTTTTAGTCAATATAAATATGCAAAAATATCGGCAAATCCATGTTTATTCACATAAAATCTTAATTTTTATTATTTTAAAATTAACCTTCTGCAAAAAAAGAAAAAAATGCTTGGTTTAAAAAAATTTTAGGTTATAATTAATTTCACTTAAGAATAAATTAATAAATTTTAATATTGAATTAAGGGGGAATCAGTTATGTTTTTTGTTTAAAAAAATCAGATAGTGCAAATTTTCCATTATATTTTTAAATATGATGGGAATGCCTTAAATTTAACCGTTTAGAAATCTATAAATTTAAGGCTTTTTTTATTGTTCTTTCAAAACTTCATATATTTTTTTAGGCTCAATGTAAATAAAAATGAGTTTTCTTTTTGCATTGAGTTTAAATAGTAGTTATATTTTTTTATGATTTTTGCTGTTTTGTCCATAAATTGATTTTTGTCATTGTTTTAAAATAGGTAATTAACTTTTGCCAAAAAAGTTAAAAAAGTGCCCAAAACTAAACCAGGACAAAAAGCCAACACCTTAGTGTTAATTTTTTGTCCTGGTTTTGAA
Above is a window of Mesomycoplasma ovipneumoniae DNA encoding:
- a CDS encoding HaeIII family restriction endonuclease; protein product: MSNKSNNQGRAYEFAYLITLFEEISKIRPAKIEENSSYFAAERAWNTLTDSEKTIYKVSALAGVKTIFDLEPLILDDGDDDLELKIQSDDKGKEGDVRDILIIRRGIEWEIGLSVKHNHFAVKHSRLSKNLDFGRKWYGVDCSEQYWEDIKPIFEYLDVEKQKGSKWSDLPNKEDDVYIPLLNAFKGELERQNHLFGKDIPKLMVEYLLGEFDFYKVIGIDSKRITQIQSYNLRGTLNNQGNNLKRSIELPISTLPTRIVSLEYKPDSKNTLELYLDGGWQFSFRIHNTSTKVEPSLKFDIQIIGMPTTIISIDCRWK
- a CDS encoding Eco57I restriction-modification methylase domain-containing protein, encoding MEKTKIEAIDVLDRIIIGRVDPHIYAFTTNTVPNYLKVGDTYRPVSQRLNEWRAFFPDLEKQYENKTIIDGETYFRDYAIHQYLENDLNKKRLKPEELEDGVYYSREFFKETEMDDINNAIEDIKENYHANSSKYEYYSSKNRLPQTFHYQRGEQWTLRPNQQSAVDSFIRAVKNGRRNLLMYAVMRFGKSFTSLCCALEISANIVLVVSAKADVKDEWKKNVEGAGNFWEYVFLDAYDLTSNENAIKANREENKKVVIFLTLQDLQGDAIKDKHKELFSEQIDLLIIDETHFGARAESFGKILENAGYKKSDKTNIDKLDDENIDVNVAEEKLKQINAKIRLHLSGTPYRILMGSEFEKEDIISFVQFSDIVKEQEEWDKNNLNKDDINEWDNPYYGFPQMVRFAFNPNKSSREKMEALKRSGITFAFSKLFEPESIKKDTVNNRHKKFINETEILDLLQVIDGSKEDENLLGFLDYDKIKKGKMCRHMVMVLPYCASCDAMEELLDTKKEIFKNLGEYEIINISGVDAGKIYKKPSDIKNKIKQCEDLNKKTITLTVNRMLTGSTVEQWDTMLYFKDTSSPQEYDQAIFRLQNQYVRTLSSASGVIKENLKPQTLLVDFDPDRLFRMQEQKSLIYNVNTEENGNSKLKERIAEELRISPVIMMNHNKIKVVDATNILEAISEYNNQRSVSDEVLDIPIDFSILKDDDIRKAIEQQAEFNSKQGLTMDPNQGQGDELDIGKAVDEAKKSEQKQDKPENNDYTEEKSDKELEKLEGQIKTYYQRILFFSFLTKDRVASLDDILSALERDENISLSKNLLLDKAIIQKISKSMDPFKRSRLDYKIQNISMLACDESIEPIERALTSIKKFNRMSESEVITPSKVCDEMVGLLPEEGLKEIVSNQDKLLDIASKSGEYAVALYKRLTSELGYLHEDVKDIIYSIPTSSIAYEFTRRFYEILELNVENIATKFNAYDLVKVKNDKDEVEYDKISGILKQNKKFSDITLQDEVKAGDKKVNFGVVIGNPPYQISDNDSGKGSAMPIYNKLSMISMSVNPNLITMIVPSVWFTGGKGLDDFREYMLNLKGLKQITNFITPQNVFPQVNLRGGVNYFLFDKMYDNDYSGIRIRIVKNGEIVSDQIRNKKIENIDVFITNNVAYNIINKMVKNGDISLKDNSEDMLATFISTRNPFGFTTKYAKNDQFQKDKSTLENPVKIYASKGRIGYVEYDDIPKNKAIVEKWKVITPFANNIGTNLPDDNLNTIISEPNSIVTETYLVIGGELDLDINSCKNIEKYLKTKFVRFLISIAKANQNGTRITYRFVPMQDFTEKSDIDWTKSIVEIDEQLFDKYNLSTEERQHIKKSIKNM